In one window of Pseudodesulfovibrio sp. JC047 DNA:
- a CDS encoding universal stress protein: MKHILLATHGTPGARKAEVLARQWAENYGARVTVLSIINEAWGDMTCDDWLNTSTTRNAFGSYVASEIAKEIDAVWNRVRSDFDGVEIDFLSKGGTLEDVLVEAATTVNADVVIMGAWQKEQAPGFRDRFENKRLHPQMPCPLVVAP, translated from the coding sequence ATGAAGCATATACTTCTCGCAACACACGGCACCCCCGGCGCACGCAAGGCTGAAGTCCTGGCCCGTCAATGGGCCGAGAACTACGGCGCACGCGTCACGGTTCTTTCAATCATCAATGAAGCGTGGGGCGACATGACCTGCGACGACTGGTTGAATACCTCGACCACACGCAATGCGTTCGGTTCATACGTCGCCAGTGAAATCGCCAAGGAAATCGATGCGGTCTGGAACCGTGTTCGCTCCGACTTCGACGGAGTCGAAATCGACTTTCTGAGCAAGGGCGGCACGCTTGAAGACGTGCTCGTCGAAGCGGCAACCACAGTCAATGCCGATGTCGTGATAATGGGAGCCTGGCAAAAAGAGCAGGCCCCCGGCTTCAGAGACCGTTTTGAAAACAAGCGTCTGCACCCGCAGATGCCATGCCCACTGGTGGTGGCACCATGA
- a CDS encoding BCCT family transporter, with translation MATEDQTTTSLPRCPSDKGGICTTCFFGALSIILAACIPLMLYPEAGEKVINVMFQFITIKMGWLYMLFGLGTFSLLMWFAFGPFSHKRLGDTIEYSTFSWIGMLFCAGVGAGIMFGGSIEWAYYAAYPMHGAPVGSLKAAEWSTAYGMFHWGPICWSIYAVLAVPIGYSYYVKRIPILNISQACTGLLGDKVNGWPGKVIDILFMTGLVAGSATALGLGIPIVAAAIASVTGLEHSFWLEFGTLILVTSIFCISASLGLKKGLSKLSDFNVMIAMALLLFVFIVGPTVFLTDMAITSIGLMYSNLITMATWLDPTNANGFTKDWTVFYYAWFVAYAPFMSLFIAKISRGRTVREVVLGPVLIASLGCGCFYLVFGNFGLHLQLTGQLDVVSMVKSVKGATAIMAIADFIPMASLYKVVFASVTAISMATTFDAVSFALAATTTRKLTPDEEPARWNRLFWAMSLGLVPTGIMLIDGPLSVLQTASIVVGLPVLGVIALGVFSFLKEYRRTGWMEHDATICAPRDI, from the coding sequence ATGGCTACAGAAGATCAAACAACGACATCACTTCCACGCTGTCCATCGGACAAAGGTGGTATCTGTACAACCTGTTTCTTTGGCGCGTTGTCCATCATTCTTGCCGCATGTATTCCACTGATGCTCTATCCCGAAGCCGGAGAAAAGGTCATCAACGTCATGTTCCAGTTCATCACCATTAAGATGGGATGGCTATACATGCTGTTCGGCCTCGGCACATTCTCCCTGCTCATGTGGTTTGCTTTTGGGCCATTCAGTCATAAACGGCTCGGCGACACCATTGAATATTCCACTTTTTCCTGGATCGGCATGTTGTTCTGTGCCGGAGTGGGAGCCGGGATCATGTTCGGCGGGTCCATTGAATGGGCCTACTACGCGGCCTATCCCATGCACGGTGCTCCTGTCGGTTCTCTCAAGGCCGCTGAATGGAGCACGGCATACGGCATGTTCCACTGGGGTCCCATCTGTTGGTCCATCTACGCAGTTCTGGCCGTGCCCATCGGCTACAGCTATTATGTCAAACGCATTCCCATTCTCAATATATCCCAAGCCTGTACCGGCCTGCTCGGAGACAAGGTCAACGGCTGGCCCGGCAAAGTCATCGACATCTTGTTCATGACCGGTCTTGTAGCCGGATCAGCCACGGCACTGGGGTTGGGTATTCCCATCGTCGCCGCTGCCATCGCGTCCGTCACCGGACTTGAACACTCTTTCTGGCTCGAATTCGGCACCTTGATCCTCGTGACCTCGATCTTCTGTATCTCGGCCAGTCTCGGTCTCAAAAAAGGACTGAGCAAACTCTCCGACTTCAACGTCATGATCGCCATGGCCCTGCTCTTGTTCGTCTTCATTGTCGGTCCGACCGTGTTTCTCACCGATATGGCCATCACCTCCATCGGGCTGATGTATTCGAACCTGATAACCATGGCCACCTGGCTGGACCCCACCAATGCCAACGGATTCACCAAGGACTGGACCGTTTTCTACTATGCATGGTTCGTGGCCTACGCGCCTTTCATGTCCCTGTTCATTGCAAAAATCTCTCGTGGCCGCACGGTCCGCGAAGTCGTGCTCGGTCCTGTCCTCATCGCTTCGCTCGGCTGTGGCTGTTTCTATCTCGTCTTCGGCAACTTCGGATTACATCTCCAGTTGACCGGCCAGCTTGACGTGGTTTCCATGGTCAAATCGGTCAAGGGTGCCACCGCCATCATGGCCATCGCCGATTTCATTCCCATGGCGTCACTCTACAAGGTCGTTTTTGCCAGTGTCACCGCCATTTCCATGGCCACCACCTTTGACGCCGTCTCATTCGCCTTGGCCGCCACGACCACACGCAAGCTCACTCCGGATGAAGAACCGGCTCGCTGGAATCGCCTGTTCTGGGCCATGTCTCTAGGACTGGTCCCCACCGGCATCATGTTGATCGATGGGCCACTGTCCGTCCTTCAAACCGCGTCCATCGTGGTCGGACTGCCCGTCCTCGGCGTCATCGCTCTTGGTGTCTTTTCCTTTCTCAAGGAATATCGCCGCACCGGCTGGATGGAACACGACGCCACGATCTGCGCCCCGCGCGACATCTAA
- a CDS encoding molybdopterin-binding protein — MKTMHVENAVGTVLCQDITRIVPGKEKGPAFRRGHIVTEADIPTLLDIGKEHLYVFDPQDGYVHEDDAARRIATAAAGQGIELSTPVEGKITLRAAQDGLLDINTSTLFKLNSIKDVIFGTIHTNQLVRTGRAMAGTRVIPLVIPDELVSQAETVLRENAPLIQVRPLKPARVGIVTTGSEVYHGRITDKFGPVIRKKFKDYGSTTIGQKLVSDDPEMTKNAILDFIGNGADFVVITGGMSVDPDDQTPAAIRMAGADILAYGAPTFPGAMFMLARIGDVPVVGLPGCVMYYRASIFDLIIPRLLAGKDVTHEDIINLGHGGFCEGCDTCRYPVCAFGKGI, encoded by the coding sequence ATGAAAACCATGCATGTTGAAAATGCCGTGGGAACGGTCCTGTGTCAGGACATCACCCGCATTGTCCCCGGAAAGGAAAAAGGCCCGGCCTTCCGCCGTGGTCACATTGTCACCGAAGCCGACATCCCGACACTTCTCGATATCGGCAAGGAACATCTCTATGTCTTTGATCCACAGGATGGCTACGTTCACGAAGACGACGCGGCCCGCCGTATCGCCACAGCCGCCGCTGGTCAGGGCATCGAACTCAGCACGCCTGTCGAAGGCAAAATAACACTCCGTGCCGCTCAGGACGGATTATTGGACATCAACACCTCGACCCTTTTCAAACTCAACTCAATCAAGGATGTCATTTTCGGCACCATTCACACCAATCAGCTCGTCCGGACTGGACGAGCCATGGCCGGAACCCGTGTCATCCCGCTCGTCATCCCAGACGAACTCGTCTCTCAAGCGGAAACCGTGCTTCGTGAAAATGCGCCACTCATTCAGGTTCGACCTCTCAAACCCGCCCGAGTCGGCATTGTCACCACGGGCAGTGAAGTCTACCACGGACGGATCACCGACAAATTCGGCCCCGTCATCCGCAAGAAATTCAAAGACTACGGTTCGACCACCATCGGTCAAAAACTGGTTTCAGATGATCCGGAAATGACCAAGAATGCCATTCTGGATTTCATCGGGAACGGTGCGGATTTCGTCGTCATCACCGGCGGCATGTCCGTGGACCCCGATGACCAGACGCCTGCCGCCATTCGCATGGCCGGTGCAGACATCCTCGCCTATGGCGCACCCACCTTTCCCGGCGCGATGTTCATGCTCGCCCGAATCGGCGATGTGCCCGTCGTCGGACTGCCCGGCTGCGTCATGTATTATCGGGCCAGTATCTTCGATCTCATCATTCCGCGATTGCTCGCAGGCAAAGACGTCACCCATGAAGATATCATCAACCTCGGACACGGCGGCTTCTGCGAAGGCTGCGACACCTGTCGATACCCTGTCTGCGCTTTCGGAAAAGGTATCTGA
- a CDS encoding sigma-54 dependent transcriptional regulator: MTHAIGILIVDDEKDFATGLARLLGRHYPDEHIMAVLSGSEALAALQNDVFGLMLTDLNMPDMDGVELLRRAREIAPDMSVVMLTAYGTVATAVDALKKGAYDFLTKPVDPKDLFHVVDRGIERSRLLGENARLQELLAEQKGANELVGDSLAIRRLKEGIAAVAESEYTVLIRGESGTGKELVARTIHRLSGRREKSMLTVNCPAIPDQLLESELFGHVKGAFTGADRDRKGIFVSADGGTLLLDEIGDISPGIQTKLLRALQEGEIRPVGSSTTLPVDVRILASTNQPLEDKIKDGSFREDLYYRLNVLNLNVPALRDRSDDIALLARHFLTISCEEMKVAPKNMSPDAVAYLSTKAWPGNVRELQNFIRRLAVFSSSESLELVHLRLVEGLDGVPGEETSGLTPYKDAKEKVVDDFTRAYVEELLAETRGNVSEAARQSGLSRVALQKILKRLDVVAGTYK; the protein is encoded by the coding sequence ATGACACATGCCATTGGCATACTCATAGTGGATGATGAAAAGGATTTTGCCACAGGTCTGGCCCGTTTGCTGGGGCGGCATTATCCCGACGAACATATCATGGCGGTTTTGTCCGGTTCCGAGGCCCTCGCCGCATTGCAAAACGATGTGTTTGGCTTGATGCTGACCGATTTGAACATGCCGGATATGGATGGCGTTGAATTGCTTCGGCGCGCGCGGGAAATCGCGCCAGACATGAGCGTGGTCATGTTGACCGCTTATGGTACGGTTGCCACGGCTGTGGATGCGCTTAAAAAGGGGGCATACGATTTTTTGACCAAGCCCGTTGACCCCAAAGACCTGTTTCACGTTGTTGATCGAGGGATTGAGCGCAGCCGTCTTCTCGGTGAGAATGCCCGTCTTCAGGAATTGCTCGCCGAGCAGAAAGGGGCCAACGAATTGGTGGGCGACAGCCTTGCCATTCGGCGACTCAAAGAGGGCATTGCCGCTGTTGCCGAGTCCGAATACACCGTCCTGATCCGGGGTGAATCCGGTACGGGCAAGGAATTGGTGGCGCGGACCATTCATCGATTGAGTGGGCGTCGTGAAAAATCCATGCTCACGGTCAACTGTCCGGCCATCCCGGACCAACTGTTGGAAAGCGAGTTGTTTGGCCATGTCAAGGGCGCGTTCACGGGTGCGGACCGTGATCGCAAGGGAATTTTCGTGTCAGCGGATGGCGGGACGTTATTACTGGATGAAATCGGTGATATTTCTCCGGGAATTCAGACCAAGTTGTTACGCGCCCTTCAAGAAGGGGAAATTCGTCCTGTGGGGTCAAGCACGACTCTTCCCGTGGATGTGCGGATTCTCGCCTCCACCAATCAGCCGCTCGAAGACAAGATCAAGGACGGCAGTTTTCGCGAGGATCTGTATTATCGGCTCAACGTTTTGAACTTGAATGTTCCGGCCCTGCGTGATCGGAGCGACGACATCGCGTTGCTTGCCCGGCATTTCCTGACCATTTCCTGCGAAGAAATGAAGGTCGCGCCCAAAAATATGTCACCGGATGCCGTGGCCTATTTGTCCACCAAGGCCTGGCCCGGCAATGTTCGGGAATTGCAAAATTTCATACGTCGTTTGGCGGTTTTTTCTTCCAGCGAATCCCTGGAGTTGGTGCACCTTCGTTTGGTGGAAGGGCTTGATGGTGTGCCGGGTGAAGAAACATCGGGATTGACCCCGTACAAGGATGCCAAGGAAAAGGTCGTGGATGATTTCACCCGGGCGTATGTGGAAGAACTTTTGGCCGAGACGCGGGGGAATGTGTCCGAGGCCGCCCGGCAAAGCGGGTTATCCCGGGTCGCGTTGCAAAAGATTCTCAAGCGGCTGGATGTGGTGGCTGGAACGTATAAATAA
- a CDS encoding DUF3365 domain-containing protein: protein MGKFGPKNLQAKFLVGLGSIVLLLGLFFASSLYFHLSSLLDTQVRDKADLVLNQVSSVQGYVREILRPKMYQTLPEGEFVIEAMSSSYISRAIMDRLNLRHSEYYYRRVADNARNPLFEINDDEREILTYFKHNPGSEYWEGYRKINNTDFFVKARPVEFKQSCLMCHGVPEDSPPILLERYGSERGFGHTLGDIAGLVVVGVPVDGAVGKIREATIGYAALYGGGMLLFYALVQMFFNRLIMTNLHRLSGKFRTLFHDDEELGFMKKLDNVDEIEEVVQGLEELGDHVHEMNDQLRQHSENLEQMVEVRTGELTLEAEERRSDVGLFVQLLDGLNKSHTRRQMWHYSLPLIVQRFRAKSGAFICMLASQTYYTWPENTGRPKLPANWKEIITEVEPYYESGKAYIPVWASDASSEGILCLHWDAGARITNQDRNVLRALGQQLGIAMENLAALHNLLRQKDMLQAIVEGISDPLLLMDGGCGVVLANAAARDLCLSFGGDVTDAACSSLFRRGGVFSTCPLKSSLEQGSTLAREVQTADGRSFSLSVFPVAEGVADEARGVVYVRDITQEKQMLVSMQQSEKLATVGQLAAGLAHEINNPLGVIKCYAELLRGAESPQEIASDAEVIIKHASQAESVLQDLLNFARPKQLEPVNLDVGKVVGDAINIFRVQAEKKGVAVEADVAPNLPSIVTNEQPIEQILANLLKNALDAVAEQTGHIIVSVHHVRRTDTLNILVADNGPGIPEGDMLKLFDPFFSTKDVGKGTGLGLAVVYGLAQEIGGTIEMENDNGAVFTVRLPVNTDVERSE, encoded by the coding sequence ATGGGGAAGTTCGGACCAAAGAATCTTCAGGCAAAATTTCTTGTGGGGTTGGGGAGCATCGTCTTGCTGCTTGGCCTGTTTTTTGCCTCAAGTCTCTATTTCCATCTAAGCTCATTGCTGGATACGCAGGTCAGGGACAAAGCGGATCTCGTACTCAATCAGGTCTCCAGTGTGCAGGGATATGTTCGGGAGATCCTTCGACCCAAAATGTATCAGACGCTCCCTGAAGGGGAATTCGTGATCGAGGCCATGTCGTCGTCTTATATCTCTCGGGCGATCATGGACCGGCTCAACCTGCGTCATTCCGAATACTATTATCGTCGGGTGGCGGATAATGCCCGGAACCCTCTGTTTGAAATCAATGATGATGAGCGGGAGATTCTGACCTATTTCAAACATAATCCCGGTTCCGAGTATTGGGAAGGGTATCGTAAGATCAACAACACGGATTTTTTCGTCAAGGCACGGCCCGTGGAGTTCAAACAATCCTGTCTGATGTGTCATGGCGTGCCGGAAGACTCCCCGCCGATCCTGCTGGAACGGTACGGCTCCGAACGTGGATTCGGGCACACCCTGGGCGATATTGCCGGGCTGGTGGTGGTGGGCGTGCCGGTGGATGGGGCTGTCGGGAAAATCCGTGAGGCCACGATTGGATACGCCGCATTGTATGGCGGCGGCATGTTGCTTTTTTACGCCCTGGTCCAGATGTTTTTCAATCGACTTATCATGACGAATCTGCATCGTTTGAGCGGCAAGTTTCGGACGCTATTTCATGATGACGAAGAACTGGGATTCATGAAGAAACTCGATAATGTCGATGAGATCGAAGAGGTGGTGCAGGGGTTGGAAGAACTCGGAGACCATGTCCATGAGATGAATGACCAGTTGCGGCAACATTCCGAAAATTTGGAGCAGATGGTCGAGGTCCGTACTGGTGAATTGACCTTGGAGGCCGAAGAACGGCGGTCGGATGTGGGGTTGTTTGTCCAGTTGCTGGATGGGTTGAACAAGAGTCATACCCGGCGGCAGATGTGGCATTATTCGTTGCCGCTTATTGTTCAACGCTTCCGGGCCAAAAGTGGGGCGTTCATCTGTATGCTCGCGTCTCAGACATATTATACCTGGCCGGAGAATACGGGCAGGCCGAAGTTGCCGGCCAATTGGAAAGAGATCATCACGGAAGTCGAACCGTATTACGAATCCGGTAAGGCGTACATTCCGGTGTGGGCGAGTGACGCTTCGTCCGAGGGTATCCTGTGCTTGCATTGGGATGCGGGTGCTCGGATAACGAATCAGGACCGCAACGTGTTACGGGCCTTGGGGCAACAGCTTGGCATTGCCATGGAAAATCTTGCGGCATTGCACAATCTGTTGCGGCAAAAGGACATGTTGCAGGCCATTGTCGAAGGAATCAGTGATCCGCTCTTGCTGATGGATGGCGGGTGTGGCGTGGTGCTGGCCAATGCGGCCGCTCGGGACCTGTGTCTTTCTTTTGGCGGCGATGTGACCGATGCCGCGTGTTCTTCCCTGTTTCGACGGGGTGGCGTTTTTTCAACCTGTCCGTTGAAATCGTCTTTGGAGCAAGGTTCCACTCTGGCTCGCGAGGTGCAAACTGCTGATGGCAGGTCGTTTTCACTGAGTGTTTTTCCTGTTGCCGAAGGGGTGGCGGATGAGGCGCGAGGAGTTGTGTACGTTCGTGATATTACCCAAGAGAAACAGATGCTTGTTTCCATGCAGCAGAGTGAAAAGTTGGCCACGGTCGGCCAGCTTGCCGCAGGGCTTGCCCATGAGATCAATAACCCGTTGGGTGTTATCAAATGCTATGCTGAATTATTGCGCGGTGCAGAATCCCCGCAGGAAATCGCTTCGGATGCCGAAGTGATCATCAAACACGCATCCCAGGCGGAAAGCGTGTTGCAGGATTTATTGAATTTTGCCCGGCCAAAGCAATTGGAACCAGTGAATCTGGATGTGGGCAAAGTGGTGGGCGATGCCATCAATATTTTCCGTGTGCAGGCCGAGAAAAAAGGGGTTGCCGTCGAAGCGGACGTTGCGCCTAACCTGCCGTCGATTGTGACCAACGAGCAACCCATTGAACAAATTCTCGCCAATTTGTTGAAAAATGCGCTGGATGCTGTTGCGGAACAGACGGGACATATTATTGTATCAGTCCATCATGTCAGAAGGACCGATACCCTGAATATTCTGGTGGCGGACAATGGTCCGGGTATCCCGGAAGGAGACATGTTGAAATTGTTTGATCCGTTTTTCTCCACCAAGGATGTGGGCAAGGGGACCGGACTCGGGCTGGCCGTGGTCTATGGACTGGCGCAGGAAATCGGCGGAACCATCGAGATGGAGAACGACAACGGCGCGGTGTTTACCGTTCGCCTGCCTGTGAATACCGACGTGGAACGGAGTGAATGA
- a CDS encoding FUSC family protein, producing MSYIKKLIASSQVRHGLKVGVASVLAYVISGFVGVPYAYWAVITTVIVMQVHVADSIHMCLYRFTGTALGAGMGILLILIFPATPMYTLLGIFVGTGICAYLTRYNVRFRMAAITVAIVYLTSLTDENRILFTLSRVAEIGIGVMCAFLVSVILWPRRAGAALRERLEHQYGQVAVRYTRIMDNFLSLQQKTDADLFDDFAGETEKNKEMFHKVFSVERRFFRDDVNLLSTQVNVLRSVLERLQSMLTLLNQVEGVGFDIIMAPELTELTRATTNALRAIGTGTPHDTERLEKAVSHIETRFIELRRQGVTNRFGAQRLFQVLGFISSAQRLGEYLINTLKNQDALKR from the coding sequence ATGTCTTATATCAAGAAACTCATTGCAAGTAGTCAAGTTCGTCACGGTCTGAAAGTCGGCGTGGCGAGTGTGTTGGCGTATGTCATTTCAGGCTTTGTTGGCGTGCCCTATGCCTATTGGGCCGTCATTACCACGGTTATCGTCATGCAGGTCCATGTGGCGGATTCCATTCACATGTGTTTATACCGATTTACCGGAACCGCTCTTGGCGCGGGCATGGGAATTCTGCTGATTTTGATTTTCCCGGCAACGCCTATGTACACCCTTTTGGGTATTTTCGTTGGAACCGGAATTTGCGCCTATCTCACGCGATACAATGTGCGGTTTCGCATGGCTGCCATCACTGTGGCCATCGTTTATCTGACCAGTCTTACCGATGAGAATCGTATTCTTTTTACCCTGTCCCGTGTCGCTGAAATCGGTATCGGCGTTATGTGTGCGTTTCTCGTTTCCGTCATTCTCTGGCCCAGACGGGCCGGTGCCGCCCTGCGGGAACGACTTGAACACCAATACGGGCAAGTCGCTGTCCGCTACACACGGATCATGGATAATTTCTTGTCCCTGCAACAAAAAACCGATGCCGACTTGTTTGATGATTTTGCCGGTGAAACGGAAAAGAACAAGGAAATGTTCCACAAGGTTTTTTCCGTGGAACGACGATTTTTCAGGGATGACGTGAATTTGCTTTCCACGCAGGTCAATGTCTTGCGGTCCGTACTCGAACGATTGCAATCCATGTTGACCCTGCTCAATCAGGTGGAAGGCGTGGGATTCGATATCATCATGGCTCCCGAGTTGACCGAGTTGACCCGGGCAACCACCAATGCGCTTCGTGCTATCGGAACCGGAACTCCGCACGATACCGAACGGCTCGAAAAGGCTGTCAGCCATATCGAAACACGTTTTATCGAATTGCGCCGTCAAGGAGTCACCAACCGTTTCGGTGCGCAGCGACTTTTTCAAGTGCTCGGTTTCATCAGCTCCGCACAACGGCTCGGCGAATACCTTATCAATACTCTCAAGAATCAAGACGCATTGAAACGATAA
- a CDS encoding linear amide C-N hydrolase, whose amino-acid sequence MRPKALLFSLLLLLIVLLQVSPAQSCTRFIYTAGNDQVLTGRSMDWLEDLKSDFWIFSRGMQRDGGVGKDSIQWTAKYGSVIISGYDAASADGMNEKGLVANLLYLAESDYGHRNGKPGLSVAAWVQYVLDNYATVNEAVADLRTEPFRLVAAHLPNGSAPTLHLAISDPTDDSAIFEYIDGTLTIHHGKKFKVMTNSPIYERQLALDDYWQEIGGLTMLPGTNRASDRYVRASFYVDALPKFKDTRMAVSAAFSVIRNVSVPLGITTPGHPNISTTIWRSVFDQKNRIYYYESAISPNIFWVELKNIDFSASQPPRKLSLKKHPVFAGDVSGKFLPATPFTWLAP is encoded by the coding sequence ATGCGACCAAAAGCTCTTCTCTTCTCACTGCTTCTGCTGCTAATCGTCCTGCTCCAGGTCTCCCCGGCGCAGTCCTGCACACGCTTCATTTACACGGCTGGAAACGATCAGGTCCTGACCGGACGCTCCATGGATTGGCTGGAAGATCTGAAAAGTGATTTCTGGATTTTTTCACGGGGAATGCAGCGTGACGGCGGTGTCGGCAAGGATTCGATACAATGGACAGCCAAATACGGCAGCGTCATCATTTCAGGCTATGACGCGGCTTCGGCTGATGGCATGAACGAAAAAGGGCTGGTCGCCAATCTGCTCTATCTGGCCGAATCCGATTATGGACACCGCAACGGCAAACCGGGACTGTCCGTCGCGGCCTGGGTTCAGTATGTGCTCGACAACTATGCGACCGTCAACGAAGCTGTTGCCGACCTCCGCACCGAACCATTTCGCCTCGTGGCCGCGCATCTGCCAAACGGGTCCGCGCCAACGCTGCATCTGGCCATATCCGACCCAACCGACGATTCCGCCATCTTCGAATACATCGACGGCACCCTGACCATTCATCATGGCAAGAAATTCAAGGTCATGACCAACTCTCCGATCTACGAGCGGCAACTTGCCCTGGATGATTATTGGCAGGAAATCGGTGGACTGACCATGCTGCCCGGCACCAATCGGGCCAGCGACCGCTATGTCCGTGCCAGTTTCTATGTCGATGCGTTGCCCAAATTCAAAGATACCCGCATGGCTGTTTCCGCTGCATTCAGCGTCATCCGCAATGTGTCTGTCCCGCTTGGCATCACCACACCAGGACATCCAAATATTTCCACCACCATCTGGCGGTCTGTTTTCGATCAAAAGAATCGAATCTACTATTATGAATCCGCAATCTCTCCCAACATTTTCTGGGTCGAGCTGAAAAACATCGATTTCAGCGCATCACAACCGCCCAGAAAACTGAGCCTGAAAAAACACCCCGTCTTTGCCGGTGACGTTTCCGGAAAATTTCTCCCGGCCACCCCGTTCACCTGGTTGGCTCCCTAA
- a CDS encoding putative sulfate exporter family transporter, whose translation MAQATVGRPDNTPVWIISGLLLAYGVLVSSGALTGLLTTFKVHKAMDLMQTMAFVGGGLGIATAMLRKARWNKPLNNFDTFVLETIPGILFIVALAMGIRWFAEPMVKIMSSALVPVLGFKIYKVLNLNYVVLGILVGIIITNSWGIPKFAASGVKTARFVLKMGVILLGARYSFAELAKLGMVSIWMIGFFVLGTVFFVLFLGKIFKQPKTMTGVLSAGMGVCGVSATVACAPVVKAKCSEMAYTIGTILGFGILCMFAFPTIGKMAGMNATQFGAWAGTGILNSAQVAAACLAFNAVDIKTLKVGEIFNITRVLFLPVIVLVLATWFGKQSGQKLSFKEVVIDKFPIFIIGFLILFFMSSMGLFSPAGHYKGKYLDFSYNERTEVTPEELTLLTGVAAAGIPGLNPLEAAALNDLVKQHQIAGNFDDRADKDTFDTTARERMAGLESMIARAKGGELTISKDVKSAVTHALKQVHKKSKTIVTLTNAMIWFFAYGLIGLGMQITRKSLAQAGGWPLVMGGISGVAKATLSFIVVMYFVKDVVLH comes from the coding sequence ATGGCTCAAGCAACTGTCGGACGTCCCGACAACACCCCCGTATGGATCATCAGTGGTCTACTGCTGGCATACGGTGTTCTCGTTTCTTCAGGAGCACTGACTGGTCTTCTGACCACATTCAAGGTTCATAAGGCAATGGACCTGATGCAAACGATGGCTTTTGTCGGTGGCGGACTCGGAATCGCGACCGCAATGCTCCGTAAAGCTCGCTGGAATAAACCCCTGAACAACTTTGATACCTTTGTTCTGGAAACCATTCCCGGAATCCTGTTCATCGTGGCCCTGGCCATGGGCATCCGCTGGTTTGCGGAGCCGATGGTCAAGATCATGAGTTCCGCATTGGTCCCGGTCCTCGGTTTCAAAATCTACAAAGTCCTGAACCTGAACTACGTTGTTCTCGGTATCCTTGTCGGTATCATCATCACCAATAGCTGGGGTATCCCCAAATTTGCGGCATCCGGTGTCAAAACGGCCCGTTTTGTCCTGAAGATGGGTGTCATCCTGCTGGGTGCCCGGTACTCCTTCGCCGAACTGGCAAAGCTGGGCATGGTCTCCATCTGGATGATCGGCTTCTTTGTCCTCGGCACCGTGTTCTTCGTCCTCTTCCTGGGCAAAATCTTCAAGCAACCCAAAACCATGACAGGCGTGTTATCCGCCGGTATGGGCGTGTGCGGTGTCTCCGCCACTGTCGCTTGTGCCCCGGTCGTCAAGGCCAAATGCTCCGAGATGGCCTACACCATCGGAACCATCCTCGGTTTTGGTATCCTGTGCATGTTCGCCTTCCCGACCATCGGTAAGATGGCCGGCATGAACGCAACCCAATTCGGCGCATGGGCCGGAACCGGCATCCTGAACTCTGCTCAAGTCGCCGCAGCCTGCCTCGCCTTTAACGCCGTTGACATCAAAACCCTGAAAGTCGGTGAGATCTTCAACATCACCCGCGTTCTGTTCCTGCCCGTGATCGTTCTGGTGCTCGCCACCTGGTTCGGCAAACAGTCCGGCCAGAAATTGAGCTTCAAGGAAGTTGTCATCGACAAGTTCCCCATCTTCATCATCGGCTTCCTGATTCTGTTCTTCATGTCCTCCATGGGCCTGTTCTCCCCTGCCGGTCACTACAAGGGCAAATACCTCGACTTCAGCTATAACGAACGCACTGAAGTCACACCAGAAGAACTGACACTTCTCACAGGCGTCGCTGCCGCAGGTATTCCAGGACTCAACCCGCTGGAAGCAGCTGCCCTGAATGACCTTGTCAAACAGCATCAGATCGCCGGTAACTTCGATGATCGTGCCGACAAGGATACCTTCGACACCACGGCCCGTGAACGTATGGCCGGTCTGGAATCCATGATCGCCCGAGCCAAGGGTGGTGAGCTGACCATTTCCAAGGACGTCAAGTCCGCTGTCACTCACGCCTTGAAACAGGTTCACAAGAAGTCCAAGACCATCGTCACGCTGACCAATGCCATGATCTGGTTCTTTGCCTACGGCCTGATTGGTTTGGGTATGCAGATCACCCGCAAGTCGCTGGCACAGGCTGGTGGCTGGCCGCTGGTCATGGGTGGTATCTCCGGCGTAGCCAAGGCGACCTTGTCTTTCATCGTCGTCATGTACTTCGTCAAAGACGTCGTCCTTCACTAA